In the Brachyhypopomus gauderio isolate BG-103 chromosome 4, BGAUD_0.2, whole genome shotgun sequence genome, one interval contains:
- the LOC143512643 gene encoding rano class II histocompatibility antigen, A beta chain-like isoform X1 has translation MAVSDLCPLTLILTLSVFTGTADGYYHYRWTRCLFSSANLTDMEYIDGYYFNKAVFVQFNSSVGWFTGYTPYGMRSADLWNKDKPLVQKERDQVDSYCKASARSETSALLSRAVPPKVKVTSVNQAAGSRDAILMCSAYRFYPQTISVSWLRDGQPVTSDVTTTEELADGDWYYQIHSHLEYTHKPGEKISCVVEHASFNQPMVYDWDPSLPESERNKVAIGASGLVLGIILSAAGFIYYKKKSSS, from the exons ATGGCTGTTTCAGATCTCTGTCCTCTAACTTTAATCCTCACACTGTCTGTGTTCACTGGAACAG CTGACGGGTACTATCACTACCGCTGGACCCGGTGTCTCTTCAGCTCAGCGAACCTCACTGACATGGAGTACATCGACGGCTACTACTTCAATAAAGCAGTGTTTGTGCAGTTCAACAGCAGCGTGGGGTGGTTTACAGGATACACACCGTACGGGATGAGGAGCGCAGACCTGTGGAACAAAGACAAACCTCTGGTGCAGAAGGAGCGAGATCAGGTGGACTCGTACTGCAAGGCCTCCGCTCGCTCTGAAACCTCCGCCCTGCTGTCCAGAGCAG TGCCTCCAAAGGTTAAAGTGACATCAGTGAACCAGGCTGCCGGGTCCCGTGACGCCATCTTAATGTGCAGTGCCTACAGATTCTACCCCCAAACCATCTCTGTGTCATGGCTCAGAGACGGTCAACCAGTGACCTCTGACGTGACGACCACTGAGGAGCTGGCTGATGGAGACTGGTACTACCAGATCCACTCACACCtggagtacacacacaaacctggagAGAAGATCTCCTGTGTGGTGGAGCACGCCAGCTTCAACCAGCCCATGGTGTACGACTGGG ACCCGTCTCTCCCGGAGTCTGAGAGGAACAAGGTTGCTATTGGAGCCTCAGGTCTGGTGTTGGGGATCATCCTATCAGCTGCTGGCTTCATCTACTACAAGAAGAAATCCTCTAGCTAG
- the LOC143512643 gene encoding SLA class II histocompatibility antigen, DQ haplotype C beta chain-like isoform X2 has product MEYIDGYYFNKAVFVQFNSSVGWFTGYTPYGMRSADLWNKDKPLVQKERDQVDSYCKASARSETSALLSRAVPPKVKVTSVNQAAGSRDAILMCSAYRFYPQTISVSWLRDGQPVTSDVTTTEELADGDWYYQIHSHLEYTHKPGEKISCVVEHASFNQPMVYDWDPSLPESERNKVAIGASGLVLGIILSAAGFIYYKKKSSS; this is encoded by the exons ATGGAGTACATCGACGGCTACTACTTCAATAAAGCAGTGTTTGTGCAGTTCAACAGCAGCGTGGGGTGGTTTACAGGATACACACCGTACGGGATGAGGAGCGCAGACCTGTGGAACAAAGACAAACCTCTGGTGCAGAAGGAGCGAGATCAGGTGGACTCGTACTGCAAGGCCTCCGCTCGCTCTGAAACCTCCGCCCTGCTGTCCAGAGCAG TGCCTCCAAAGGTTAAAGTGACATCAGTGAACCAGGCTGCCGGGTCCCGTGACGCCATCTTAATGTGCAGTGCCTACAGATTCTACCCCCAAACCATCTCTGTGTCATGGCTCAGAGACGGTCAACCAGTGACCTCTGACGTGACGACCACTGAGGAGCTGGCTGATGGAGACTGGTACTACCAGATCCACTCACACCtggagtacacacacaaacctggagAGAAGATCTCCTGTGTGGTGGAGCACGCCAGCTTCAACCAGCCCATGGTGTACGACTGGG ACCCGTCTCTCCCGGAGTCTGAGAGGAACAAGGTTGCTATTGGAGCCTCAGGTCTGGTGTTGGGGATCATCCTATCAGCTGCTGGCTTCATCTACTACAAGAAGAAATCCTCTAGCTAG